TTTGGGACTTAAAGGGAAGATGGAAAATATGTTTGGCCAGACTAAGAGTGACAGTGGGAACCTGCGAACTTTcgtgtcgtttttcttctcgcaaacgtcagagaaacgcgaggaatGCATCGAATGGCAGAGGTTGCACTTCTTCAGCCGTTTTGTGCGCTGTCGGACTTTTTTCCGCTATTGCGTTCTACCTCGAAAAAACGGCTAGGGCGCTGAGTTACTGTGCAACAAACTGTAGAGAAAAACATCATGTGACATCGCACTCTTCCGCGCAcctttcgcttttttgcCCGCACTGCACGAGCAAACCGACCCGTCGGGCCCCCGTCGTatcctctttttcgtcgaGAAAGCCGCACAAAAAGGTGAAGGGCTTCCCGCGAACACTATGCAAGCACcactgcgtcttcttcaatGCGAGAAACTCCCAAAAGACACACGCACGAAAATAGTAGAAGCTAGTGCTATGGCTGAGCCCCGATTCCGGTGTTGCAAGAAATGTGTATCTCGCATTCCTAAAGCTCGTATCTTAGAAGCGGCAGACTGACGCTGCGCTGTATAACATTAAATAGATGCAAATGTGCACTATGTAGAATCTTCTCGGAACTATTTACAGTCTCATATCAACATCTCGTCGAAGCAGTGTGGGTAATGATCCGCGTtgcgaaagaggagaggcggagcTGTGTGTCCTCGCCCGTCCATCCAGACAAGGTGTCGCCAGTGAGATGTAGAGACATCGAAGACGCGGTTAAAGCAAGCCTATGGTACTCTGGATTAGCTTTCAGCCGCTTTGGAAAGGGTTCTTAAAAATACCATAGCGCATTCGAAAACGTGACAATTATGATTCAGCGCGGTGTCACGAACCATGCAAGCTGTGACGATCCGTACTGCCAAGAAATTGTTAGAAAATCTGGAGACGAACAAGCAGAACTCTCACGGTGGCCCCGAGGTGCTCCCTGTGATTTGCCAGTTGGTACTTGGACGTTTGTCCTCTCTGGGACGGCGCAGGACCTGCACGAAGAGGACTGAAGGCACCCACAGTGATTTTCTCTCAGTTTGCGTCCCAGTGTGGTATGCTAGGCAAGTTCCTCGAGTCCGATATCCATGAAAGGGAAAAAGAACCTCTAGTTCCGATgtgttctccttcgcccGTATTAGCTCGCCGCCGCGATCCTCCGTTCCACTCGAATAATGTCCCATTAGCCATCATACAGGCATTCCGAACGCTTCTTGCGgtcagaaggcgagagaagagctggAAATGTTCTGGTTGGTTTTttgttctttctcgcgtgcatgcatacgcGCCTCACGGAGCAGTTCGGGGGAAACACGTGCGAGCAGAGGAATCCAGGACGATCTCCGAAGAAGCAAATCCGGCTCTAAGACCGTCCCTCTAATGAAAGCTGCAGCGAGACGGTGACGCAGAAGGCCAAGCAAGGCATGTTGCCGCTGATTCTCAGCGTTAACAACGTTTGGTGTTTCAGTTTTTCCTGGCGCATCTCCAACTCGACCCtcagaagaggaagccgacGGCGTGATGAGACACTCTGCACCCGCGATGTCacggaaagagacgaaaacgacgTGGTAGCCGAGAATCGAGAGACAGTCATGGCGCCTGGTGGACAAGAGAAAGTCAGAAGGAAATACATGGCATGCAATTCGCTACTTCTTTCATCTCCCCCTCCCTGTCGTCCGCCCCTGTGTCTCGAGATTCTGGTGTCTGGAGATACCAGACACAAATCTGCAGATACAAGAGACACTCTCCAACGGTGAAATAAAGACAGTTTTCCTCTCTACACACACAGGCTGCAACCGCTCCATGCGTATAGATTGCCCATAGATGTTTATGAAGGTTCAGGAAAGTAGTGCGATTTGATCCTCTCTCCTAAAGCACGCAAGAGATGCGCTTTTTCACAAGCGTAAAAAACTCAACGATTGCCTATATCGCTGTTCCTCCACAGACAATGCCATGCCTCACCCTTTAGCAACAGAGAAGGTGTTCAATGGAGcacgacagaaaaacgcaggtAGGGCCTGTGGATGAGTACACGCTCGATGATGTggacggaaagaaaaagtAGCTCAGCCTGCTTGCTTGGTTTCCTTGAGAGTATGAGACACGCCGAATACAAACAGGATAGtgggagaagacagagtaGCGAGAACAAAGGGAAGCAGACAGGAAAGTGTCTCTGCGGCTAGCACAGATACGCGACGACTTACAACTGCGTGGAAAGCGTCGGAACATCTGGCGCGTTGACGAAAACATCCCTGAAAAGCGGAAATGAAAACAGCGGAAATAAGAAGTGCTCACTTCCACCCGCAACAGAGCACGCAGTACCAGCTCCCAGCATACACCCTGCGTTTGTGTGAATCCAGTCCACCAATCCTAATGCCAGGCCAGTTAATTTGGTTATCAATATCCTAGACACGATTCAGTCTCTGTTTTCATTTGTGCAGAAACCATATCTACTTAAAATGTGATAAACAAAAATAATGAAGactgtgtttctgtctccatctaGTTCGCCCCCTCGCACCGACAGCAGTGCATACACGAGACCTGCGAGTCTCGCGTCCCTCACGATTTCCCGATGCCTGAGACAGAGGCTTTCGAAGCGTCGTGACTGTTTGCGAATGTGCCAACGAAACGCCTGCTTGTCGGTTTGATGATTACAGGAAGAGGCTCGAAAAGCGCGGAAGAAACACAACCTGTTTCCTACACAATAAAGAGGACTGGCGTTTCTCACCCGGGCTCTACACACTCGACCGCCACCGACGTCCCTGCGACAGTGAGGGGGACGAGGAGATTGCATGCTGAAGCAGAGCACAGAAACCGCCGATGGCCGACAACACTGCAATGCCCAGAGAGGCAGATGAGTCATAcaagggaagacgaggcgcCACTGTCGATGAGCTTTCTGCCGCCTCGACATACTCTCAAAAGGTCAGGAACCGGACCCCACAACAGCCCTCTACATGCGGCGATTCAAACGATATCTCATGCGACTGTCTCCGCGAATCCATAGCCCTCTACTACGGCTCACTGCTGCACTCGAGTCACGACGAAGAAGTCTTTTTAACGTCGTGTGGCTTTGTCTTCTTAATAAACAATCAAGAATGCTGTTCACGCTAGCTGATCTAGTTGGACAGAAGCCAACACCCACTCCCTGCGCATCGAGAAAAAATGTAAACCTTTCTCCAGGTCTCACGAAGTCCTGCGAGTTGCTCTTAGGGCGCGCAGAAAGCCACCATTTTGTGAAAGCTCACCTGGTGCAATTGTCGGGACGACTCGACTCGTCGATGCCCTGAGGGCGTCCACGACCATCTAgaagggaacagagagacaccatGCATGTAGCCACAAAACTACACAGGTAGACTCCCACACACATACTATACAAACGGAAGTGTAGCTCCTTGAGAGTTctgagacgaaaaaaaatgCGTGTGCCATGCCTCGGCGGTCTCGCTTCCGGAAACGCACCTCCTCTACGCCACATGCGTCAGAGTGATGAGAACAAAAAAGACGAACGACGTTATACATCGAACAAAGATGAAGACATGCTTTCGACTCTTTCTTGCTCCCAAGCCCTGCGTCTACGTTGACCCTATCcatctcttctctttcgtctcctggtCGGTCCCGAGCCTTCCGCCTCGAGGAGATTCCGCATCAGTTGCGTTCTCCGCATCAGCTATAGGGACGTCCAGGGAGCCAGCTTTAACGATGAAAGTGAATTTTCATTTTGGAACGGCAGGAGCGATTCAACCAATTCAAATGTTCCTTCAGTCGGATCACCAAGGCGTTACCTACGACTCGACTCTACGGAAACAGTCGTATTTCATGCGAAGGTCCTTCCGACACACAGCCTGCAGGTCAAGAACCACCGGGCACCAGAGACCACGAACTAGCCACTAGGTACGAGAAGAGTTTCTGCTGGGGCTTTGTTCACTCCGTCGCACATCTCCCTTTCCAAGGtacacaaagaaaagaagaaatgcaCACCATCTTACATGTTTGACACCGCCAGGCGCAAATGAACCAGCATCTTCTCGTTCTATCGCGTCTAAGAGCAGCAGATCTGAGTGCTTGCGATggtgtctttcttccaccGAGCTCTGGCGAGGGCAGCCTTCGAAGCGATCGGAAAAGTTTCTGTTTGGTTTCTCGTTGGGCGGATCACCGCAGTGAGAGGCCTCTGCACTTCCGTCCctggcgtctccttcgtctctcgaaaAGGCGCCGCATTCAGCAAGACTTCGCCcctcgcatgcatgcgcgtcttcAGCGACGGCAGAAGAACCATTCGTGGAAGACCTCGAAGCGTGTGGGTCCTGAGGCTCTTTCTGGGATTTCAAGAGTTTCGACACCGAGAACTCAGGACGGCTTCGTGACGAAGCGACTCTCTCCGGCCTTGTGCAAGCTCCGGGACCGCTTGCATCTGTctccggagacagaacgccCTGTCGGGTACCTCCACCCTGtcgcgcggcttcttcggcttcaGCCTCAAGTGCTCGACGAGACGAAAGCCGGCGTTTCATGGCGGCGGTTCTTGGCAACGTGAGCCGGAGGACTGTCTCCAGGAGACTCCGAGAAGatggcgagaggagagacaacggagatACCACTTGTTCATGGTTCTTTTCAGTGGCAGGCGAACCAACAAATCGGACTTTCGCGAAAGAcacgagggaagaggaaccggaagacgcgcgaaaagaagagaataGAGAGGTGGAGATACATcgggggagaagcagactAACTTGTTGAAGGAGTTGAACACCTGCGAAAAACGTGAAGACACCGGAGATCGACACACGGTTGAAACGGAAGTTTGTTCGCGAAGTTCTTAGATACTGGCACAGCACTCTTCCACTTGCAGACATGCGAAGTTTTTAAACTGCACATTGCATGTGCAGACGACAGACGTACGAGTACCCCTGCAACGAACTGGAACTTTTAACTGCAATAGGCTTTTCACAGTGTACAGCCATCGAAGAAAAATTGGTTCCGCAGGTCGCGCCTTCTGCGCGTTCGTGTGAACAGAACCCCCAAACAAAACATGCAAATGAAACAAAAATGAAAGCGTGGAAGTAAGAAGTAGGATCGAAATGAAGTATCGCTCTCCTGCGAATTCGCATGCCAAGTTGCTCGACGCCTCACGTGGACACTATGGCGCATATCATTCGACCTCAGAATCCTTGGCGGATAGGTTCCGGAGCGCATTCAGCGGAGGCTTCaaccgtgcatgcagcaaaaaggaggaacggccagaaaagagaaagagacagcacgCAACGTGAGGACCAACGGCCTACAGTGCATCGGTGACCTACGGACACAGATCCTGAACGAGAGCGGTCGAGAAGGCCAACGAAACCCAACAAACTCGAAAGAACGAAAGACTCACCTGCCGGGCCAAGAGTCGGAGAAACACTCAGCCTGCTCCATCCCAGACTTCGGTCGAGCAGGCGAACGGCTTTCTccacgcatgcgtctcgtAGCTCGGTAGAAGAGACCCGGTTTTTTGGAGCGGTGCTCTTTGGCCCTgcgccttctttgtcttccgtGTCGACTGGGCAGTGAGGGGAACTCGGCCAagtcgaggacgaagaggaacagGGGAGAGCCTCCGACGCATGAGCAGGCCAGGAAGAAGTTGCGAGTACGGCCGAGACGGGCGCCCGCGAGGGGGCGGCGAGAAACGCCGAAGccggaaggcgacagagaagaagactcagCAGAAGACTCAAACGAACGGGGACAGGAGCCGCCTCGTGACGAAGGGACGCAACAGCTGCAACAGAAAGGAACGGGAAAGCTTCAGGTGAACAACGCATCAAACTGGGGCCATGTAGACGAATCCTAACCGCACCCCTCGCCTCGCGACAAGCATCACGAGTTTAGATCGACTGGTCCGGAATATCGAGCGGCAACAGAACTCCATCTATTATTTCGAGAGCGCGACTGAGGTGGAATAAGCTCAATGACGTAGACGAGTGAATTCCAGCGCTTTCAGCTCTCTTGAGCAGCCCACAGAGGTGGTGGAGTGCAGCGTAAACGAAAACCTTCGTAGTCGTTGGCTCAACTGCAGTCCTGATCGGTATCTAGGTGCACACTATACGCCCTGCGCTGGCGTTCGATTTTTATTCAAGAGAGCTGGAAATGAGGCGCTTCGCAAACTGAAGACAAGACCCTGGGCTCTGTTACACGTTCCCTCGCACCATCACATGGGCAGGAAAACGATTTCAAAATTTCCTAGGAAAAAGGCAGGATGCATCTGAGCAACACACAAACGTTTGCGTTGTTCCCCCCGTTGCATTTGACTACTCTTCTGCTGTCACCCCCGTGAAGCTTAGCGCAGTcacctgtgcatgcatcgatcTGTGTTTCGAATCTAAATCCACTCGCATTGCCTTTAACCGTTCCGTCCACTTCATCACACGGTGACGCTCTAAAGAGCCGCCGcatgttcctctctctctctctctcgcgttaGGGTGATATCTTGTGCGTCTCTCGACATCTCCGGCTCTCTGCGCTCATCGCTTTTTTGTGTTCTatcctttgcatgcacctttTCTGAGCTGCGCATGTTTCTTTGTACCTGGGAAACGCGAAGCCACTCTGCAGTCTCGCGCTGAAGCGTCCGCGCCTTCGGCTCGTTCTGAGTTgcgttctttcctcgtcctttctccctGCCTCCTCCGCCGTGTCAGTCCTCTCGCATGCGATTCCCAGTGCATTCCGCCTCCGCATGCCGCTATCAAAGGCAAGTCGCGATTCAGAACTCCGAGGAGCCGTTCGAGTGCAAGCAAACCTTcaggaagagcgaaaggcgacagagagggagacgctgAAGCCCAGGCGTCGTCTCCCTGGCGCTCCCGGAgttctcttgcctctttgCTCTCTGTTTCACGAGCTGCAGACtgctcggcgtctccgcagGAGTCCTGCCTATCGAGCAGCTTCTCTTGAATGGAGAAGGCCCCCTTTGCAGCtcgtggaaagagagaattgagatggagggagagaagaagaaaggcacaCGCAGCTCTCTCGGCCAGCCACAAGCGCGTCTCCCCAGCCGTCTGTCGCGGCGCCTCCAAGACGACCGTGTCTCCGCCAGGCGCGGCTTCGGCCTGCCCCACAAGAGTCCCTGTGAAGGACGGCGGAGACACAAAGCCTCCAGACTTGCGGCATTCGAGAGAGATTGCGAAAGCTGGtgaaagagaggaggcagcgagTGACGACTTCAACGCatcagaagaagagagagacgccgaaaCGGGGGACGTTGCAGCGAAGCGAGACGGCGCATGTCCTGACACACCGGACAGCATGGAGCCTGGCACTGCAGGTgacagagagcagacgaaggaggacgagagggaagacagaggaagagaagcaga
This portion of the Toxoplasma gondii ME49 chromosome III, whole genome shotgun sequence genome encodes:
- a CDS encoding hypothetical protein (encoded by transcript TGME49_254135); amino-acid sequence: MSRFFPRKRLAPANPPFSTQTIAQRYPSPGGFFLPGELISSRYVSAVRQTPSSLFSFLPRVSCVAHPSAERVPRDETVTFSRVSSCRLQLCRKSSRKSFSKTVSKQLSICFLHLASVPQKPSIENLKKARRTTTMQPPHAFPSSRFLSNSCLSSSLSLFPPSPSRIFYPSSLSLSPPASASFPAASLSSSFPSSSAIQARTCTGVTGGRLTVSVDPQDGVRRSLLPPGNCLRSLSSLAACDCVPLRGAPTALTRLLERRRKRRNLPFLGSCPSGSRQAPGVKARGDAPEFLSPLAFSSSSSCCGGRHSKLPSSAPALLVTSPRFFSSASSVEGSPLHVSSPLPLDMSSSVSDLLRIHTEAFLLLPPLVVLPRLATACAEEPNTQRWPMTTCRKVEAYLSSFLASFRVCSRRPRPSHSNAASSTSSSCLPSVSFPASSGSSSTSSSSPSTASSSSFSSSHPPLDLLSPAVVITHFLVVHRRYLVGAEVLQGLSTLMHAALFSRVPRRILQPSASLPLSSLSSSFVCSLSPAVPGSMLSGVSGHAPSRFAATSPVSASLSSSDALKSSLAASSLSPAFAISLECRKSGGFVSPPSFTGTLVGQAEAAPGGDTVVLEAPRQTAGETRLWLAERAACAFLLLSLHLNSLFPRAAKGAFSIQEKLLDRQDSCGDAEQSAARETESKEARELRERQGDDAWASASPSLSPFALPEGLLALERLLGVLNRDLPLIAACGGGMHWESHARGLTRRRRQGERTRKERNSERAEGADASARDCRVASRFPAVASLRHEAAPVPVRLSLLLSLLLCRLPASAFLAAPSRAPVSAVLATSSWPAHASEALPCSSSSSTWPSSPHCPVDTEDKEGAGPKSTAPKNRVSSTELRDACVEKAVRLLDRSLGWSRLSVSPTLGPAGVQLLQQVSLLLPRCISTSLFSSFRASSGSSSLVSFAKVRFVGSPATEKNHEQVVSPLSLLSPSSRSLLETVLRLTLPRTAAMKRRLSSRRALEAEAEEAARQGGGTRQGVLSPETDASGPGACTRPERVASSRSRPEFSVSKLLKSQKEPQDPHASRSSTNGSSAVAEDAHACEGRSLAECGAFSRDEGDARDGSAEASHCGDPPNEKPNRNFSDRFEGCPRQSSVEERHHRKHSDLLLLDAIEREDAGSFAPGGVKHMVVDALRASTSRVVPTIAPACNLLVPLTVAGTSVAVECVEPGDVFVNAPDVPTLSTQLRHDCLSILGYHVVFVSFRDIAGAECLITPSASSSEGRVGDAPGKTETPNVVNAENQRQHALLGLLRHRLAAAFIRGTVLEPDLLLRRSSWIPLLARVSPELLREARMHAREKEQKTNQNISSSSLAF